A section of the Streptomyces sp. SCL15-4 genome encodes:
- a CDS encoding ribonucleotide-diphosphate reductase subunit beta, with product MTRNTRLLDPGFELTLRPMRYPDFYERYRDAIKNTWTVEEVDLHSDVADLAKLTPEEHHLIGRLVAFFATGDSIVANNLVLTLYKHINSPEARLYLSRQLFEEAVHVQFYLTLLDTYLPDPDDRAAAFAAVENIPSIREKAEFCFKWIDEVEKIDRLESKADRRRFLLNLICFAACIEGLFFYGAFAYVYWFRSRGLLHGLATGTNWVFRDETMHMSFAFDVVDTVRKEEPDLFDDQLRQQVTDMLEEAVTAELQFARDLCGDGLPGMNTDSMRQYLECVADQRLTRLGFAPVYGSENPFSFMELQGVQELTNFFERRPSAYQVAVEGTVDLDEDF from the coding sequence ATGACCCGCAACACCCGCCTGCTCGACCCCGGCTTCGAGCTGACTCTCCGCCCCATGCGCTACCCCGACTTCTACGAGCGCTACCGGGACGCCATCAAGAACACCTGGACCGTCGAGGAGGTCGACCTCCACTCCGACGTCGCGGACCTCGCCAAGCTCACCCCCGAGGAACACCACCTCATCGGCCGCCTCGTCGCCTTCTTCGCCACCGGCGACTCCATCGTCGCCAACAACCTCGTCCTCACCCTCTACAAACACATCAACTCCCCCGAAGCACGCCTCTATCTGAGCCGTCAGCTGTTCGAGGAGGCCGTCCACGTCCAGTTCTACCTGACCCTCCTGGACACCTACCTCCCCGATCCCGACGACCGCGCCGCCGCCTTCGCCGCCGTGGAGAACATCCCCTCCATCCGCGAGAAGGCCGAGTTCTGCTTCAAGTGGATCGACGAGGTGGAAAAGATCGACCGGCTGGAAAGCAAGGCCGACCGGCGCCGCTTCCTGCTCAACCTCATCTGCTTCGCCGCCTGCATCGAAGGACTCTTCTTCTACGGCGCCTTCGCCTACGTCTACTGGTTCCGCAGCCGCGGCCTCCTGCACGGCCTCGCCACCGGCACCAACTGGGTCTTCCGCGACGAGACCATGCACATGAGCTTCGCCTTCGACGTCGTCGACACCGTCCGCAAGGAAGAACCCGACCTCTTCGACGACCAGCTCCGGCAACAGGTCACCGACATGCTCGAGGAAGCCGTCACCGCCGAACTCCAGTTCGCCCGCGACCTGTGCGGCGACGGCCTGCCCGGCATGAACACCGACTCCATGCGCCAGTACCTCGAGTGCGTCGCCGACCAGCGCCTCACCCGCCTCGGCTTCGCCCCCGTCTACGGCTCCGAGAACCCCTTCTCCTTCATGGAACTCCAAGGCGTCCAGGAACTCACCAACTTCTTCGAACGCCGTCCCTCCGCCTACCAGGTCGCCGTCGAGGGCACCGTCGACCTCGACGAGGACTTCTGA
- the mctP gene encoding monocarboxylate uptake permease MctP yields the protein MKDGVNGVALGVFIFFFLAVTVMGFLAARWRRAENEHSLDEWGLGGRSFGTWITWFLLGGDLYTAYTFVAVPAAIYAAGASGFFAVPYTILVYPMIFTFLPRLWSVSHRHGYVTTSDFVRGRFGSKGLSLAVAVTGILATMPYIALQLVGIQAVLDVMGVGGGENTNWFVKDLPLLIAFGVLAAYTYSSGLRAPALIAFVKDTLIYIVIVVAIIYIPIKLGGFDDIFAKAGHAFGQLNPATGKPRGAVTPPEAGQWTYATLALGSALALFMYPHSITATLSSRSREVIRRNTTILPLYSLMLGLLALLGFMAIAAGVKVSNGQLAIPQLFEDMFPDWFTGIAFAAIGIGALVPAAIMSIAAANLFTRNIYKDFIKPNATAAEETKVSKLVSLLVKVGALAFVLTMDKTVAINFQLLGGIWILQTFPALVGGLFTRWFHRWALLAGWAVGMVYGTVAAYGVASPTQKHFGGSAKEIPGIGEIGYIGLTAFVLNVLVTVVLTFVLKAVKAPDGIDETRPEDYTADSGDPGVQVELPPATAGAGH from the coding sequence GTGAAGGACGGTGTCAACGGAGTCGCGCTCGGCGTCTTCATCTTCTTCTTCCTGGCCGTCACGGTCATGGGCTTCCTGGCCGCGCGCTGGCGCAGGGCCGAGAACGAGCACTCCCTGGACGAATGGGGCCTGGGCGGACGGTCGTTCGGTACCTGGATCACCTGGTTCCTGCTCGGCGGTGACCTGTACACGGCGTACACCTTCGTCGCCGTGCCGGCGGCGATCTACGCGGCGGGCGCGTCCGGCTTCTTCGCGGTGCCGTACACGATCCTCGTGTACCCGATGATCTTCACCTTCCTGCCCCGCCTGTGGTCGGTCTCGCACCGCCACGGGTACGTCACCACCTCCGACTTCGTGCGCGGCCGGTTCGGCTCGAAGGGGCTGTCGCTGGCGGTGGCGGTGACCGGCATCCTGGCGACGATGCCGTACATCGCGCTCCAGCTGGTCGGCATCCAGGCGGTGCTGGACGTGATGGGCGTCGGCGGCGGCGAGAACACCAACTGGTTCGTGAAGGACCTGCCGCTGCTCATCGCCTTCGGTGTGCTGGCGGCCTACACCTACTCCTCCGGCCTGCGCGCCCCCGCGCTGATCGCGTTCGTCAAGGACACGCTGATCTACATCGTCATCGTGGTGGCGATCATCTACATCCCGATCAAGCTGGGCGGGTTCGACGACATCTTCGCCAAGGCGGGCCATGCGTTCGGCCAGCTCAACCCGGCCACCGGCAAGCCGCGCGGAGCGGTGACGCCGCCGGAGGCGGGCCAGTGGACGTACGCCACGCTGGCGCTCGGCTCGGCGCTCGCGCTGTTCATGTACCCGCACTCGATCACCGCGACCCTGTCGTCCAGGAGCCGTGAGGTGATTCGCCGCAACACCACGATCCTGCCGCTGTACTCCCTGATGCTGGGACTGCTGGCGCTGCTGGGCTTCATGGCGATCGCGGCCGGAGTGAAGGTCTCCAACGGCCAGCTGGCCATCCCGCAGCTGTTCGAGGACATGTTCCCGGACTGGTTCACGGGCATCGCGTTCGCGGCGATCGGCATCGGGGCGCTGGTCCCGGCGGCGATCATGTCCATCGCGGCGGCCAACCTCTTCACCCGCAACATCTACAAGGACTTCATCAAGCCGAACGCGACGGCCGCGGAGGAGACCAAGGTCTCCAAGCTGGTCTCCCTGCTGGTGAAGGTCGGCGCCCTGGCCTTCGTGCTCACGATGGACAAGACCGTCGCCATCAACTTCCAGCTGCTGGGCGGCATCTGGATCCTCCAGACGTTCCCGGCGCTGGTCGGCGGCCTGTTCACCCGCTGGTTCCACCGCTGGGCGCTGCTGGCCGGCTGGGCGGTCGGCATGGTCTACGGCACGGTCGCGGCGTACGGGGTGGCCTCGCCGACGCAGAAGCACTTCGGCGGCTCCGCGAAGGAGATCCCCGGCATCGGTGAGATCGGCTACATCGGTCTGACGGCGTTCGTGCTGAACGTCCTGGTCACCGTGGTCCTGACGTTCGTCCTGAAGGCCGTGAAGGCCCCGGACGGCATCGACGAGACCAGGCCGGAGGACTACACGGCGGACTCCGGCGACCCGGGAGTCCAGGTGGAGCTGCCGCCCGCCACGGCCGGCGCCGGCCACTGA
- a CDS encoding ribonucleoside-diphosphate reductase subunit alpha, whose translation MTIAPADPAPVSGPETDGPGAALLRTLSELTADLPDADPGRVAAAALRGRSARADEAELRELATEAAAGLIAEDPAYSRLAARLLTLAIRAEAASQDVTSFTGSIAVGHREGLVADRTAAFVRIHAERLDALVESAVAEGADDRFGYFGLRTLHSRYLLRHPITRKVIETPQHFMLRVASGLAEDDTVRSVDEVASLYGLMSRLDYLPSSPTLFNSGTRHPQMSSCYLLDSPLDELDSIYDRYHQVARLSKHAGGIGLSYSRVRSRGSLIRGTNGHSNGIVPFLKTLDASVAAVNQGGRRKGAAAVYLETWHSDIEEFLELRDNTGEDARRTHNLNLAHWIPDEFMRRVNADAQWSLFSPADVPELVDLWGTDFDTAYRKAEAAGLAKKTLPARELYGRMMRTLAQTGNGWMTFKDAANRTANQTAEPGSVIHSSNLCTEILEVTNDGETAVCNLGSVNLGAFVRDGGIDWDRLDATVRTAVTFLDRVVDINFYPTEQAGRSNAKWRPVGLGAMGLQDVFFKLRLPFDSAEAKALSTRIAERIMLAAYETSADLAERNGPLPAWQKTRTAQGVLHPDHYDTEFTWPERWDALRERIARTGMRNSLLLAIAPTATIASIAGVYECIEPQVSNLFKRETLSGEFLQVNSYLVRDLKDLGVWDARTREALREANGSVQDFQWIPDEIRALYRTAWEIPQRGLIDMAAARTPYLDQAQSLNLFLETPTIGKLSSMYAYAWKSGLKTTYYLRSRPATRIARAAQAQPTLPAQAAADPEAVACSLENPESCEACQ comes from the coding sequence GTGACCATCGCGCCAGCAGACCCGGCTCCGGTCAGCGGACCGGAGACCGACGGTCCCGGTGCCGCGCTGCTGCGGACCTTGTCCGAGCTGACGGCCGACCTGCCCGACGCCGACCCCGGGCGGGTCGCCGCCGCCGCGCTGCGCGGCCGGTCCGCGCGGGCCGACGAGGCGGAACTGCGCGAGCTGGCCACGGAGGCCGCCGCCGGCCTGATCGCCGAGGACCCCGCCTACTCCAGGCTGGCCGCCCGGCTCCTCACCCTCGCGATCCGGGCCGAGGCCGCCTCCCAGGACGTGACCTCCTTCACCGGGTCGATCGCGGTCGGCCACCGCGAGGGCCTGGTCGCCGACCGCACCGCCGCGTTCGTCCGCATCCACGCCGAGCGGCTGGACGCGCTGGTGGAATCGGCCGTGGCGGAGGGCGCCGACGACCGCTTCGGCTACTTCGGCCTGCGCACCCTGCACAGCCGTTATCTGCTGCGTCACCCGATCACCCGCAAGGTCATCGAGACGCCCCAGCACTTCATGCTGCGCGTGGCCAGCGGCCTGGCCGAGGACGACACGGTCCGCTCCGTGGACGAGGTCGCCTCGCTCTACGGCCTGATGAGCCGCCTGGACTACCTGCCCTCCTCCCCCACCCTGTTCAACTCCGGCACCCGTCACCCCCAGATGTCGTCCTGCTATCTGCTGGACTCGCCCCTGGACGAGCTGGACTCCATCTACGACCGCTACCACCAGGTGGCCCGGCTGTCGAAGCACGCCGGCGGCATCGGGCTGTCGTACTCCCGGGTCCGCTCGCGGGGTTCGCTGATCCGGGGGACGAACGGGCACTCCAACGGGATCGTGCCGTTCCTGAAGACCCTGGACGCCTCGGTCGCCGCGGTGAACCAGGGCGGCCGGCGCAAGGGCGCCGCCGCCGTCTACCTGGAGACCTGGCACTCCGACATCGAGGAATTCCTCGAACTGCGCGACAACACCGGCGAGGACGCCCGCCGCACCCACAACCTCAACCTGGCCCACTGGATCCCCGACGAATTCATGCGCCGGGTCAACGCCGACGCCCAGTGGTCCCTGTTCTCCCCCGCCGACGTCCCCGAACTCGTCGACCTGTGGGGCACCGACTTCGACACCGCCTACCGCAAGGCCGAAGCCGCCGGCCTCGCCAAGAAGACCCTCCCCGCCCGCGAGCTGTACGGGCGGATGATGCGCACCCTGGCCCAGACCGGCAACGGCTGGATGACCTTCAAGGACGCCGCCAACCGCACCGCCAACCAGACCGCCGAGCCCGGCAGCGTCATCCACTCCTCCAACCTCTGCACCGAGATCCTCGAAGTCACCAACGACGGCGAGACGGCCGTCTGCAACCTCGGCTCCGTCAACCTCGGCGCCTTCGTCCGCGACGGCGGCATCGACTGGGACCGCCTGGACGCCACCGTCCGCACCGCCGTGACCTTCCTCGACCGCGTCGTGGACATCAACTTCTACCCCACCGAGCAGGCAGGGCGCTCGAACGCGAAGTGGCGGCCGGTCGGCCTCGGCGCGATGGGTCTCCAGGACGTCTTCTTCAAGCTGCGGCTGCCCTTCGACTCCGCCGAGGCCAAGGCGCTGTCCACGCGGATCGCCGAGCGGATCATGCTCGCCGCGTACGAGACGTCCGCCGACCTCGCCGAACGCAACGGCCCGCTGCCCGCCTGGCAGAAGACCCGCACGGCCCAGGGCGTCCTCCACCCCGACCACTACGACACCGAGTTCACCTGGCCCGAGCGCTGGGACGCCCTTCGTGAGCGCATCGCGAGGACGGGCATGCGGAACTCGCTGCTGCTGGCGATCGCGCCGACGGCCACCATCGCCTCGATCGCCGGTGTGTACGAGTGCATCGAGCCGCAGGTGTCCAACCTGTTCAAGCGCGAGACGCTGTCCGGCGAGTTCCTCCAGGTCAACTCCTACCTGGTGCGGGATCTGAAGGACCTCGGCGTCTGGGACGCCCGCACCCGCGAGGCCCTGCGCGAGGCCAACGGCTCCGTCCAGGACTTCCAGTGGATCCCCGACGAGATCCGCGCCCTGTACCGCACCGCCTGGGAGATCCCGCAGCGCGGCCTGATCGACATGGCCGCCGCCCGCACTCCCTACCTCGACCAGGCCCAGTCGCTGAACCTGTTCCTGGAGACGCCGACCATCGGCAAGCTCAGCTCGATGTACGCCTACGCCTGGAAGTCGGGCCTGAAGACCACGTACTACCTGCGTTCGCGCCCCGCGACACGCATCGCCCGCGCCGCCCAGGCGCAGCCCACCCTCCCCGCACAGGCCGCCGCGGACCCCGAAGCGGTCGCCTGTTCCCTGGAAAACCCCGAGTCCTGCGAGGCCTGCCAGTAA
- a CDS encoding GlxA family transcriptional regulator, giving the protein MLKNVVAVLLNGVHPFELGLVCEVFGIDRSDDGLPVYDFAVASAEGPGLDTPCGFAVSTPYGLERLEEADLIAVPAGEGFAARAYPEELLAALRRAVDRGTRVLSVCSGVFVLAAAGLLDGRRCAVHWHHAEQLARRYPGIRVEPDVLYVDEDPVITSAGTAAGIDACLHLVRKEQGPEVANKLARRMVVPPHRDGGQAQFIERPLPKAPVDTVGEVLAWMEAHLDQEVTVEQLAARAHMAPRTFARRFRQETGTTPYRWILRQRVLLAQELLEGTDETMDAIAWRTGFGTAAALRHQFVRALGVTPNAYRRAFRGPEAA; this is encoded by the coding sequence ATGCTGAAGAACGTGGTCGCCGTGCTGCTGAACGGGGTGCATCCCTTCGAACTGGGTCTCGTGTGCGAGGTGTTCGGCATCGACCGCAGCGATGACGGGCTGCCGGTGTACGACTTCGCCGTCGCGTCGGCGGAGGGCCCCGGCCTGGACACCCCTTGCGGGTTCGCGGTGTCCACGCCGTACGGCCTGGAACGGCTGGAGGAGGCCGACCTGATCGCCGTACCCGCCGGCGAGGGCTTCGCGGCACGCGCCTACCCGGAGGAGCTGCTCGCGGCGCTGCGCCGGGCGGTCGACCGGGGCACCCGGGTGCTCAGCGTCTGCTCCGGGGTGTTCGTGCTGGCCGCGGCGGGTCTGCTGGACGGCCGGCGGTGCGCGGTGCACTGGCACCACGCCGAACAGCTCGCCCGGCGCTATCCCGGGATCAGGGTCGAGCCGGACGTGCTGTACGTGGACGAGGACCCGGTGATCACCTCCGCCGGCACCGCCGCCGGGATCGACGCCTGTCTGCACCTGGTGCGCAAGGAACAGGGCCCGGAGGTGGCCAACAAGCTGGCCCGCCGGATGGTGGTGCCGCCGCACCGGGACGGCGGGCAGGCCCAGTTCATCGAGCGGCCCCTGCCGAAGGCCCCGGTCGACACGGTCGGGGAGGTGCTGGCCTGGATGGAGGCCCACCTCGACCAGGAGGTCACGGTGGAACAGCTCGCCGCCCGCGCCCACATGGCGCCGCGCACCTTCGCCCGGCGCTTCCGGCAGGAGACGGGGACCACGCCCTACCGCTGGATTCTGCGCCAACGCGTCCTGCTCGCCCAGGAGTTGCTGGAGGGCACGGACGAGACGATGGACGCGATCGCCTGGCGCACCGGGTTCGGTACGGCCGCCGCGCTGCGCCATCAGTTCGTCCGGGCGCTGGGTGTCACGCCGAACGCCTACCGGCGCGCGTTCCGGGGCCCCGAGGCCGCCTGA